The following proteins are encoded in a genomic region of Bacillus sp. FJAT-22090:
- a CDS encoding BTAD domain-containing putative transcriptional regulator, giving the protein MEQSTIIMSKLTPPMTSSFYMRRSSLIKKLKSNSHKKLSLLHSGAGFGKSSALAQYYADSKELYSWYTITEEDDDILPFLRHLLLSIRKVIPTFGVSLIEKEVISMYPKEAELTRWYSLFSNELVSIDHPFTIILDDFHLIDHVFQINYIVEKIIEFLPPNIHLVVASRSRPKWTILLKLKLKGQLVEISEKDFMFSEEEIQVFFEDYFDKTISLNEAEEIMKLTEGWAIAIHLIAMQVAETSKQIAELFDPALKDLFSYLSEEVFLRMNEEDKQSLLNFSIFPTFTLEDIHAFFGEIEARNLVRLASSHAFIQALSDTGAYRYHSLFQQYLETKWLQKDQALYVETHKRAAAYYSKKNNLVQSIHHAVKAKDDFFLGQTIVQFAEMMIKSGQFDWLLDLLKEHLSEERKEEFYELYYYEGECHRYRAFYEKAKKAYEKCINFAKEHNNHLYHSRGNAGIAHIYLDTIQPAFAKPFLEEAVKWSEMSTDMTRHEMLLLKRLLAENLVNLGKAKEANKFVQQEKLEAAILREGNLDARILLRTGMLNEALKILKNRISDENSLPDSHRETEVLLSFIYSLMGQVEHAKQAAIKGIETGNREKSGFVEAVGWIRRGHAEILDNPFDMETPETYYLKAVNRMEELNVSRGKAEPYMGLSILKSRQGYFQEAISYGEKGLRETDKGNDYWLSAYILICLTIVYFENDEHHQALQTVHEANRLFVISGDVYGEMVSNYWLMIIHHHLENQDVFIHYAERFATLCVRFDFVFFLQRKTVFGPYDLQMHYPILQKALIANPDSIDVNTVSNILKINTVSNYPGYQLTIHLLGPFTLYMSNKEVNERKWQRDKAKELLAYLFMNKNRFVPKEEIIHALWGESNEKNMDRDFKVTLNSLLKVIEPNRLAREESFFIVRKQSMYRLNPNVSIASDIDNFHHYVDKGLNEHNPVISKESLLKAEKLYKGQLYEEKTTIEWISHDRENAQQLYITVLERLAQTSTRLKEFEKTIYWAEKLLRIDRTWEEAYRLLMYAYYQLQNRSQSVKWYDRCVTTLEQELGIEPMETTIQMYEMITNYE; this is encoded by the coding sequence ATGGAACAATCTACAATAATTATGTCAAAATTAACCCCTCCTATGACCTCATCCTTTTACATGAGAAGATCATCCCTAATAAAAAAATTAAAATCAAATTCTCATAAGAAATTATCTCTTTTACATAGTGGAGCTGGATTTGGTAAAAGTTCAGCTTTAGCACAATATTATGCTGATTCAAAGGAATTATACTCCTGGTACACCATTACCGAAGAAGACGATGATATTCTTCCTTTTCTAAGACATTTATTACTTAGCATTCGGAAAGTAATCCCTACATTTGGTGTAAGTCTAATAGAAAAAGAAGTAATATCCATGTATCCAAAAGAAGCAGAATTAACTCGTTGGTACTCACTATTTAGTAATGAATTGGTTTCAATCGATCATCCATTTACTATTATATTAGACGATTTTCATCTGATTGATCATGTTTTTCAAATAAATTATATAGTAGAAAAAATAATAGAATTCCTTCCTCCAAATATACATCTTGTTGTCGCATCCAGAAGTCGACCTAAATGGACTATATTATTAAAGCTAAAATTAAAAGGACAGCTTGTTGAAATTAGCGAAAAAGACTTTATGTTTAGTGAAGAAGAAATTCAAGTATTTTTTGAGGATTATTTTGATAAAACGATTTCATTGAACGAAGCGGAAGAAATTATGAAACTAACAGAGGGTTGGGCAATCGCTATTCACTTGATAGCAATGCAAGTTGCCGAGACGAGTAAACAAATAGCAGAACTTTTTGATCCAGCTTTAAAAGATCTATTTTCCTATTTATCCGAAGAAGTATTTTTACGGATGAACGAAGAAGATAAGCAATCCTTATTAAATTTTAGTATCTTCCCAACCTTTACTCTAGAAGATATTCATGCTTTTTTCGGAGAGATTGAAGCAAGAAATCTGGTTAGATTAGCGAGTAGCCATGCTTTCATCCAAGCATTAAGCGATACCGGCGCCTATCGATACCATTCTTTGTTCCAACAATATTTAGAAACAAAGTGGTTACAAAAAGATCAAGCTCTTTACGTGGAAACACACAAAAGAGCCGCCGCATATTACAGTAAAAAGAATAATTTAGTCCAATCTATTCATCATGCGGTAAAAGCAAAAGATGATTTTTTTCTAGGTCAGACGATTGTTCAGTTTGCGGAAATGATGATCAAATCTGGACAATTCGATTGGTTGTTAGATTTGTTAAAAGAACATCTTTCTGAGGAAAGAAAAGAAGAGTTCTATGAGCTTTATTATTACGAAGGTGAATGTCATCGATATAGAGCTTTTTATGAAAAAGCTAAAAAAGCATATGAAAAATGTATCAACTTTGCCAAGGAACATAATAACCATTTGTATCATAGTCGAGGCAATGCTGGAATTGCGCATATCTATTTAGATACTATCCAACCGGCATTTGCAAAACCTTTTTTAGAAGAAGCTGTTAAATGGTCTGAGATGAGTACGGATATGACAAGGCATGAAATGTTATTATTAAAGAGATTATTAGCGGAAAATCTAGTAAACTTGGGAAAAGCAAAAGAGGCAAATAAATTTGTTCAACAAGAAAAGTTAGAGGCAGCTATTTTAAGAGAAGGAAATTTGGATGCTAGAATTCTGCTCCGGACAGGTATGCTAAATGAAGCACTGAAAATATTAAAAAATAGGATAAGCGATGAAAATAGTTTACCTGATTCTCATCGAGAGACAGAGGTTTTACTTTCCTTTATATATTCTTTAATGGGTCAAGTAGAGCATGCAAAACAAGCGGCTATAAAAGGCATTGAAACTGGAAATCGTGAAAAGTCAGGTTTTGTTGAGGCGGTAGGATGGATTCGTAGAGGACATGCAGAAATATTAGATAATCCATTTGATATGGAAACGCCTGAAACTTATTACTTGAAAGCTGTGAATCGAATGGAAGAGTTGAATGTTTCTAGGGGCAAAGCCGAACCTTATATGGGACTATCCATTTTAAAGTCCAGACAAGGATACTTTCAAGAGGCGATCTCATACGGTGAAAAAGGTCTCCGAGAAACGGACAAGGGGAATGATTATTGGTTATCTGCATATATTTTGATCTGTTTAACAATAGTTTATTTTGAAAATGATGAACACCATCAAGCATTACAAACAGTTCATGAGGCTAATCGACTGTTTGTAATTAGTGGGGATGTTTATGGTGAAATGGTATCGAACTATTGGCTAATGATTATTCATCACCATTTAGAAAATCAAGACGTGTTCATTCATTACGCTGAAAGATTTGCAACTTTATGTGTTCGTTTTGATTTCGTATTTTTTTTACAGAGAAAAACGGTTTTTGGACCATATGATTTGCAAATGCATTATCCTATTCTCCAAAAAGCGCTTATCGCAAATCCGGACTCAATTGATGTAAATACTGTTTCTAATATATTGAAGATAAATACAGTGAGTAATTACCCAGGTTATCAACTTACAATACACCTGCTTGGACCCTTTACTCTTTATATGAGCAATAAAGAGGTTAACGAACGAAAATGGCAAAGAGATAAGGCAAAAGAATTATTAGCTTATTTATTTATGAATAAAAACCGCTTTGTCCCAAAGGAAGAAATTATCCATGCATTATGGGGAGAAAGCAATGAAAAAAACATGGACCGTGATTTTAAAGTAACCTTGAATTCTTTATTAAAAGTAATTGAACCAAATCGGTTAGCAAGAGAGGAATCCTTTTTCATTGTGCGCAAGCAGTCGATGTATCGATTGAACCCTAATGTATCGATTGCTAGCGATATCGATAATTTTCATCATTATGTTGATAAAGGATTAAATGAACATAACCCAGTGATATCTAAAGAGTCACTATTAAAAGCAGAAAAATTGTACAAAGGCCAATTGTATGAAGAAAAGACAACAATAGAATGGATTTCCCATGATCGAGAAAATGCACAACAACTCTACATTACCGTGTTAGAACGACTAGCACAAACAAGTACCAGGTTAAAGGAGTTCGAAAAAACAATTTATTGGGCTGAGAAGCTCCTACGAATAGATCGAACTTGGGAGGAAGCATATCGGCTGTTGATGTACGCTTACTATCAATTACAAAACCGCTCCCAATCTGTAAAATGGTATGACCGTTGTGTTACTACACTTGAACAGGAACTTGGCATTGAGCCAATGGAAACTACCATACAAATGTACGAAATGATAACAAATTATGAATAG
- a CDS encoding GNAT family N-acetyltransferase produces the protein MDFPILETKKLKLLEITDENLDDIFAIFSDREAMKYYGMTPFTNKDQAKKLIDSFASNFNNKRSLRWGIILKESGNLVGTVGLNNLLISSKRTEIGYDLLPTHWKKGIVSEAVQAVIQYCFQELELFRIGAVTFPENEASFKLLLKLGFQKEGLLRGYLYQNDQSSDALVFSLIRPDWDKREIQEIF, from the coding sequence ATGGATTTTCCAATTTTAGAAACAAAAAAATTGAAGCTTTTAGAAATAACAGATGAAAATTTAGATGATATTTTTGCAATTTTTTCTGATCGAGAAGCAATGAAATATTATGGAATGACTCCTTTTACAAATAAGGATCAGGCAAAGAAACTGATAGATTCATTTGCAAGTAATTTTAACAATAAGCGTTCACTGCGTTGGGGAATTATATTAAAAGAAAGTGGTAATTTAGTTGGCACAGTTGGATTAAACAATTTACTAATTTCAAGCAAACGTACAGAGATTGGTTACGATTTACTCCCTACCCATTGGAAGAAAGGAATTGTTTCGGAAGCAGTTCAGGCTGTAATTCAATATTGCTTTCAAGAATTAGAGCTATTTCGTATCGGTGCAGTGACATTTCCTGAAAATGAAGCTTCCTTCAAATTGTTATTAAAATTAGGTTTTCAAAAAGAAGGATTATTAAGAGGCTATTTATATCAAAATGATCAATCGAGTGATGCACTAGTTTTCTCTTTAATAAGACCTGATTGGGATAAGAGAGAAATACAAGAAATCTTCTAA
- a CDS encoding lytic transglycosylase domain-containing protein: MKQKKNISYKAKIWMIILLLPCTITIYILAIIGWQELQRIPAIQEWAQSVQSVSTGKNKLDVPKEYISIYKKAEELYGVPWTLLAAHHRIETKFSTMDPLLSPVGAEGHLQFMPCTFVGWSHPSCDGLGKGDIPDKDKVNPDIIAKYGGYGVDANGDGKADPYDMEDAIFSAANYLAASGAADGEIEKAIFNYNRSDKYVEDVLHFYNLYESQLDEIQAASIKKENKKDGL; the protein is encoded by the coding sequence ATGAAACAAAAAAAGAATATATCCTATAAGGCTAAAATATGGATGATAATATTACTTCTACCTTGCACAATTACTATTTATATTTTAGCAATCATCGGTTGGCAAGAACTTCAAAGAATCCCTGCTATACAGGAATGGGCACAATCCGTTCAATCTGTTTCCACAGGTAAGAATAAACTAGACGTTCCCAAAGAATATATATCCATCTATAAAAAGGCTGAAGAGCTGTATGGTGTACCCTGGACACTTTTAGCTGCTCATCATCGTATTGAAACGAAATTCTCCACAATGGATCCATTGCTTTCTCCTGTTGGAGCAGAAGGACATTTACAATTTATGCCTTGTACCTTTGTCGGTTGGTCTCATCCTAGTTGTGATGGCTTAGGGAAAGGGGATATACCAGATAAGGATAAAGTGAACCCAGATATAATCGCTAAGTATGGTGGCTACGGAGTAGATGCAAATGGGGATGGTAAGGCAGATCCATATGATATGGAAGATGCAATTTTTAGTGCTGCAAATTATTTAGCAGCTAGTGGGGCTGCAGATGGGGAAATTGAAAAAGCGATTTTCAATTATAACAGAAGTGATAAATATGTTGAGGATGTTCTACATTTTTATAATTTATACGAAAGTCAGTTAGACGAAATTCAAGCTGCTTCTATAAAAAAAGAAAATAAAAAGGATGGGTTATAA
- a CDS encoding cysteine hydrolase family protein → MKKALIVVDYTVDFVADNGALTCGKPGQLIEDSIVQLTKEFIVNNELVVFPVDLHEENDPYHPESKLFPAHNIRNSPGRELYGKLNLVYEDNKEKIIWLDKTRYSSFAGTNLHQILTERNIEEIHIVGVCTDICILHTAVDAYNLGFRIVIHENAVASFNEQGHDWALGHFANSLGALVLKK, encoded by the coding sequence TTGAAAAAAGCTTTAATTGTTGTGGATTATACAGTTGATTTCGTGGCAGATAACGGAGCATTAACATGTGGAAAACCTGGACAATTAATAGAGGATTCAATTGTACAGTTAACGAAAGAATTTATAGTAAATAATGAGTTAGTTGTTTTTCCTGTTGATCTGCATGAAGAAAATGATCCTTATCATCCTGAGTCAAAACTTTTTCCAGCCCATAATATTCGTAATTCCCCAGGTCGTGAATTATACGGAAAGTTAAATTTAGTATATGAAGATAACAAAGAGAAAATAATTTGGTTGGATAAAACACGTTACAGCTCATTTGCAGGTACTAATTTACATCAGATTTTAACAGAACGTAATATAGAAGAGATCCACATAGTAGGAGTTTGTACAGATATTTGTATTCTTCACACGGCAGTTGACGCTTACAATTTAGGCTTTAGAATTGTCATTCACGAAAATGCTGTAGCAAGCTTCAATGAACAGGGACATGACTGGGCTCTAGGTCATTTTGCAAACTCTCTTGGTGCATTAGTATTAAAAAAATAA
- the yfkAB gene encoding radical SAM/CxCxxxxC motif protein YfkAB: MIALKEMTPINDPWEAYRDIEEHGNLTLSNIEFTTTHLCNMRCAHCAVGYTLQTKDPLALPIDLILQRLEEIPHLKTISITGGEPMLSKKSVTQYVLPLLKYAHNRGVRTQINSNLTLEPERYLLIAPYLDVLHISHNWGTIDEFVETGFAMMEKKPTYEQRARLFQRMIDNSRMLSEAGVMVSAETMLNKKTLPYLEHIHRQIVDEMKCARHEIHPMYPSDFASSLTSLTLEETHEAIEKILGFRDENVWMLFGTLPFYPCSKTERSLHLLNRLNNSKNVSVRNDPDGRSRLNVNIFSGEVIVTDFGDAPQLGNILTDTLPSIFEKWMASPLSKTLNCHCPAVKCLGPNILVKNMYYKEDTFVSGSVK; the protein is encoded by the coding sequence ATGATTGCTTTAAAAGAAATGACACCAATTAACGATCCGTGGGAAGCTTATCGAGACATCGAAGAACACGGAAATCTTACATTATCCAATATAGAGTTTACTACTACACACCTGTGTAACATGCGTTGTGCACATTGTGCAGTTGGGTACACTTTACAAACAAAGGACCCTCTTGCTCTTCCGATTGATTTGATTTTACAACGACTAGAAGAAATTCCACACTTGAAAACGATTAGTATTACTGGTGGAGAACCGATGCTATCTAAGAAGTCTGTGACTCAATATGTTTTGCCACTACTAAAGTATGCACATAATCGTGGCGTTCGTACACAGATTAACTCCAATCTAACACTTGAACCTGAAAGATACTTGTTAATCGCTCCTTATTTAGATGTACTACATATCTCTCATAACTGGGGAACCATAGATGAATTTGTCGAAACCGGCTTTGCAATGATGGAGAAAAAGCCTACATATGAGCAACGTGCACGACTTTTTCAACGAATGATTGATAATAGTAGAATGCTTTCTGAAGCTGGGGTTATGGTTTCTGCCGAAACAATGCTGAACAAAAAAACTCTTCCATATTTAGAACATATTCATCGACAAATCGTAGATGAGATGAAATGTGCTCGTCATGAAATACATCCTATGTATCCTTCCGATTTTGCTAGTTCCTTAACCTCACTTACATTGGAAGAAACACACGAGGCTATAGAGAAAATTTTAGGCTTCCGAGATGAGAACGTTTGGATGCTGTTTGGAACATTACCATTTTATCCATGTAGTAAAACGGAAAGAAGCCTGCACTTGCTTAATCGTTTAAATAATAGTAAAAATGTATCCGTACGAAATGATCCGGATGGTAGATCAAGATTAAATGTTAATATCTTCTCTGGTGAGGTTATTGTGACGGACTTTGGTGATGCACCGCAGCTTGGTAACATCCTAACGGACACCCTTCCGTCTATATTTGAAAAATGGATGGCTTCCCCACTTTCCAAAACTCTTAATTGTCATTGTCCTGCAGTAAAATGTTTGGGCCCTAATATACTAGTAAAAAATATGTATTATAAAGAAGATACCTTTGTAAGTGGGTCAGTAAAATAA
- the acnA gene encoding aconitate hydratase AcnA, whose amino-acid sequence MANSNLHNSRASFSLNGKEYNYYRLAAIEEAGIAKVSRLPYSIKVLLESVLRQYDGYVIKEDHVNQLAKWGKDADTEAEVPFKPSRVVLQDFTGVPVVVDLASLRSAMNEMGGNPDKINPAIPVDLVIDHSVQVDKYGTSTALKANMDLEFERNAERYNFLKWAQTSYDNFRAVPPATGIVHQVNLEYLAPIVHVNENTDGTLETFPDSVVGTDSHTTMINGLGVLGWGVGGIEAEAGMLGQPSYFPIPEVIGVKLTGDLPNGTTATDLALKVTQVLRQRGVVGKFVEFFGPGVSKLPLADRATIANMAPEYGATCGYFAIDEESLNYLRLTGREEEHIAVVEAYLKANDMFFDPTLEPVYTDVIEINLADIEANLSGPKRPQDLIPLSDMKARYREAVVAPQGTQGFGLNEKEFDKTATAKFADGDVAIPTGAVAIAAITSCTNTSNPYVMLAAGLVAKKAVEKGLTVPAYVKTSLAPGSKVVTGYLQDSGLDKFLDEIGFNTVGYGCTTCIGNSGPLLPEIEKAIVDEDLFVTSVLSGNRNFEGRVHPLVKANYLASPPLVVAYALAGTVDIDLQKDSFGKDKDGNDVFFADIWPSTEEVNDVLSKVVTRELFQKEYARVFDENEAWNAIETSTESLYSFDDKSTYIQNPPFFQGLSKEPSDIQTLAGLRIVAKFGDSITTDHISPAGAIGKDTPAGKYLRENGVEVRDFNSYGSRRGNHEVMMRGTFANIRIRNQVAPGTEGGYTTYWPTGEIMSIYDAAMKYQESNTGLVVLGGKDYGMGSSRDWAAKGTNLLGIKAVITESFERIHRSNLVMMGVLPLNFLPGENAESLGLTGKEEISINVAEGVKPRDILQVTAKAEDGSEKQFNVLARFDSEVEVDYYRHGGILQMVLRNKMLEA is encoded by the coding sequence ATGGCAAATAGTAACCTACACAACAGCCGCGCTTCTTTTTCGCTAAATGGTAAAGAGTATAACTACTACCGTCTAGCTGCAATCGAAGAAGCTGGTATCGCAAAAGTATCACGCCTTCCTTATTCAATTAAAGTATTATTAGAATCAGTTTTGCGACAATATGATGGATATGTTATTAAAGAAGATCATGTAAACCAATTAGCAAAATGGGGTAAAGATGCGGACACAGAAGCAGAAGTTCCTTTTAAACCTTCCCGTGTTGTACTACAAGACTTTACTGGCGTACCAGTAGTAGTAGATTTAGCTTCATTACGTTCAGCTATGAATGAAATGGGTGGAAATCCAGATAAAATCAACCCTGCTATTCCAGTCGATCTTGTAATTGACCATTCTGTACAAGTAGACAAATATGGTACATCAACTGCATTAAAAGCAAATATGGATCTTGAGTTCGAACGTAACGCTGAGCGTTATAACTTCTTAAAATGGGCTCAAACATCATACGATAATTTCCGCGCTGTTCCACCAGCTACTGGTATCGTTCACCAAGTAAATTTAGAGTATTTAGCTCCAATCGTACACGTGAATGAAAATACAGATGGCACTTTAGAAACATTCCCAGATTCAGTAGTTGGTACTGACTCACATACAACAATGATTAATGGTCTTGGTGTATTAGGATGGGGTGTTGGTGGTATTGAAGCAGAAGCAGGTATGCTTGGTCAACCATCATACTTCCCAATTCCAGAGGTTATCGGTGTTAAATTAACCGGCGATCTTCCAAACGGGACAACTGCTACTGACTTAGCACTTAAAGTAACACAAGTATTGCGTCAACGTGGCGTAGTAGGTAAATTTGTAGAATTCTTCGGACCAGGGGTATCTAAATTACCACTTGCTGACCGTGCTACAATTGCAAACATGGCTCCAGAATATGGTGCAACATGTGGTTACTTCGCAATTGACGAAGAATCACTTAACTATTTACGTTTAACTGGTCGTGAAGAAGAGCATATTGCTGTAGTAGAAGCTTACTTAAAAGCAAATGACATGTTCTTTGACCCGACTTTAGAACCTGTATATACAGATGTTATAGAAATTAATTTGGCAGATATTGAAGCAAACCTTTCAGGACCAAAACGTCCACAAGATTTGATTCCTCTATCAGATATGAAAGCTCGTTACCGTGAAGCAGTAGTTGCTCCTCAAGGTACTCAAGGTTTCGGTTTGAATGAAAAAGAATTCGACAAAACTGCAACTGCAAAATTTGCGGATGGAGATGTAGCAATCCCAACTGGTGCTGTAGCAATCGCTGCAATCACTTCTTGTACAAATACATCAAACCCTTACGTAATGTTAGCTGCTGGATTAGTTGCTAAAAAAGCGGTAGAAAAAGGCTTAACTGTTCCTGCTTATGTAAAAACATCATTAGCTCCTGGTTCAAAAGTTGTTACTGGTTATTTACAAGATTCAGGATTAGACAAGTTCTTAGATGAAATTGGATTTAATACAGTTGGTTACGGATGTACAACTTGTATCGGTAACTCTGGACCATTACTACCTGAAATAGAAAAAGCAATCGTTGACGAAGATTTGTTTGTAACTTCTGTTCTTTCTGGTAACCGTAACTTCGAAGGACGTGTTCACCCACTTGTAAAAGCGAACTACTTAGCTTCACCACCACTAGTAGTTGCATATGCACTTGCTGGAACAGTAGATATCGATCTACAAAAAGATTCTTTCGGTAAAGACAAAGATGGCAACGATGTATTCTTTGCTGACATTTGGCCTTCTACGGAAGAAGTAAATGACGTTCTTTCTAAAGTAGTTACTCGTGAACTATTCCAAAAAGAATATGCACGCGTATTTGATGAAAATGAAGCTTGGAATGCAATTGAAACTTCAACTGAGTCTCTATATTCATTTGATGATAAATCAACTTACATTCAAAACCCACCATTCTTCCAAGGTTTATCGAAAGAGCCAAGTGATATTCAAACTCTTGCTGGACTTCGTATTGTTGCGAAATTTGGTGATTCTATCACTACAGACCATATTTCACCAGCTGGTGCGATTGGTAAAGATACTCCAGCAGGTAAATACTTGCGTGAAAATGGCGTAGAAGTACGTGATTTCAACTCTTATGGATCTCGTCGTGGTAACCATGAAGTAATGATGCGTGGAACATTCGCAAACATCCGTATTCGTAACCAAGTTGCTCCAGGTACAGAAGGTGGATATACTACTTACTGGCCAACAGGAGAAATCATGTCTATCTATGATGCAGCGATGAAGTATCAAGAATCGAATACTGGTTTAGTAGTACTTGGTGGAAAAGATTATGGAATGGGATCTTCCCGTGACTGGGCAGCTAAAGGAACAAACCTATTAGGTATCAAGGCTGTCATTACTGAAAGCTTTGAGCGTATACATCGTTCAAATCTAGTTATGATGGGTGTATTACCACTTAACTTCTTACCAGGTGAAAATGCTGAAAGTCTTGGCTTAACTGGCAAAGAAGAAATTAGTATTAATGTTGCAGAAGGTGTAAAACCTCGCGATATTCTACAAGTAACAGCAAAAGCAGAAGATGGTTCTGAAAAACAATTCAATGTTCTTGCTCGTTTCGATTCAGAAGTAGAAGTAGACTACTACCGTCACGGTGGTATCCTTCAAATGGTACTACGTAACAAAATGTTAGAAGCGTAA
- a CDS encoding DinB family protein, producing MFIEKNNKIRAALFQQLELLNDEQFNQKPEPDAWSPKEIIEHLIKLEIVIKDGITYQLANPKSPKARIKPIQLTTLRIIKAKAPTYILPSTEFQTIEEMKTTLHTARMELLSVYESSDKETLNNKSLKHPIFGQLPLVQWFSFVGYHEKRHLRQLEKTIEKIKGHKE from the coding sequence ATGTTTATAGAAAAGAATAATAAAATTAGAGCGGCTTTATTCCAACAGTTAGAACTTTTAAATGATGAACAATTCAATCAAAAGCCCGAACCAGATGCATGGTCACCAAAAGAAATCATCGAACACTTAATAAAGCTTGAGATTGTTATTAAGGATGGTATTACGTATCAATTAGCTAATCCCAAAAGCCCGAAGGCAAGAATAAAGCCAATACAACTTACAACATTACGTATTATCAAAGCTAAAGCACCGACCTATATTTTGCCGTCTACTGAATTCCAAACTATTGAAGAGATGAAAACCACTCTTCATACCGCTCGGATGGAACTTCTCTCTGTATATGAATCTTCCGATAAGGAAACACTTAATAACAAATCATTAAAACATCCTATATTCGGACAATTACCGTTAGTTCAATGGTTTTCCTTTGTAGGATATCATGAAAAAAGACATTTAAGACAATTAGAAAAAACGATTGAAAAAATAAAAGGTCATAAGGAATAA
- a CDS encoding GlsB/YeaQ/YmgE family stress response membrane protein: protein MGFILYLIIGGIIGWLAGLILGKDIPGGIIGNIIAGIIGAWIGGLIFPDMGPVIWDMAIIPALIGAIILVAILSLILKAMRK from the coding sequence ATGGGATTTATATTATATCTAATTATTGGTGGTATCATCGGATGGCTAGCAGGATTAATTTTAGGTAAAGATATTCCAGGTGGTATTATCGGTAATATTATTGCGGGTATTATCGGAGCTTGGATTGGTGGGCTAATATTCCCAGACATGGGTCCAGTTATTTGGGACATGGCAATCATTCCAGCTTTAATCGGAGCTATCATTTTAGTTGCAATACTTAGTCTTATTTTAAAAGCTATGCGAAAATAA